The sequence below is a genomic window from Caldisericota bacterium.
GAAAAAGAAACTTCCAAATATAAATTAGGGCTAAAGATACTGGAATATTCAAATTCATTTTATAATTCATTTGATTTTCGGCAAATTGCTAAGCCGATTTTAAAAAAAGTTTGCACTGAAACTAGTTTTACTACCTTTTTAACCATATGGCAGAGTTATCATAGCATATGTATTGATTCAGTTACTCCATATAAAAAATCAAATACTCACCACTTATTTGTTGAAGTTGGTAAGGAAATGCCTTTCCATTGTACTGCTTCTGCAAAAGTGCTTTTAGCTTACCAACTTCCTGAAGATATTAAAAAAGTTATTAAGAAAAAACATCTCATAAGATATACTCCAAATACAATTACAGAGCCTGGAAAATTAATGATACATTTATTGGACATAAAAAATAAGGGTTTTGCCGTTTGCGATGAGGAACTTGAAGAAGGAATAAAAGCAGTTGCTGCACCTATAAAAAATGTTAACGGAAAAACAATAGCCAGTATTACTATAACAGGGTTAGCAAAAAGAATGTCTTCGGATAATATAGAGAAGAGACTCATTAAAATTGTTACTGATTCAGCTCAGGAGATATCTAATAAGTTAGGATATAGAGAAGAAAATATTTTAAAGAACGCTAATTAGTAAAATTATTTGTTTTATATAACGCAATAAAAAATTTTGGGGGAGAAGAAAGAAAATGGCAAAAGTAATTTTAATAGCACTAGGTGGGAATGCGATAAAACAATCAAATGAAAAAGGAACTTCAGAGGAACAATTCAAGAATTGCTGGAAAACGACAAAACATATCTCAGAAATTATCAAGAATCTTAACGAGGAAGATCGGCTAATAATAACTCATGGAAATGGACCGCAAGTTGGCAATCTTATGGTGCAACAAAAGCTATCTACGGATAGTGTTCCAGCGCATCCCATGGATGTAGTAGGAGCAATGACTCAAGGGCAAATTGGTTATATGTTACAGCAAACCTTAATGAATCATCTAAAAGAAATGAGCCTGAATATACCAGTGTGCACAATATTAAATCAAGTTTTGGTAGATAAAAATGACCCAGAATTTTTTGGTGATAAAGCCTCAAAACCGGTAGGCAATTTTCTAACCGCGGAAGAAGCTAAAGAAATGAAGGAGAATAACCCTCAATATATAATTAAGCAGGTTAAGCCAAACGGAGAACGTTGCTGGAGAAGAACTGTTCCTTCCCCAGATCCTATATCTAATTTAGAAGCTGATGTTATTAAAAAATTAGTTGATGCCGGGGTAATTGTTATTGCTTCAGGTGGCGGTGGTATACCGGTGTTAGAAGATGAAGAAGGAAATTACCAAGGAATTGAGGCAGTAATAGATAAAGATCTTGCCGGAGAAAGATTAGCAGAAATAGTAGGTGCAGATGTTTTTTTAATTCTTACAGACGTAGAAGAAGCTAAAATTAATTATGGTAAAGCGAATGAGAAAAGTTTAGGTAAAATAACTTTCGAAGAAGCTAAACAATATTTTGATGAAGGACATTTTCTTGCGGGGAGTATGGGGCCAAAGGTTAAAGCTTGTTTAAGATTTTTAAAAAATGGAGGGAAGAATGCTATAATTACATCTTTGGATAAGGCTTTAGAAGCATTAAAAGAACAAAGTGGAACAATTATAGAAAAATAAAATTACAGAGTAAAAATTAAAAAAGAGCATTATTCTTCGTGATGTAGCATTATGGTTTTGCCGTGATGATAAAAACATAATAAATAATTTAAAGGAGAAAAAAATGTTAAAAGGAAAAGATATAATAAATACCGCTCAATTTTCACTTCAAGAACTTGATTTAATCATGAATACTGCCGCAAGTTTTGAAAAACGGGTTAAAGGCGGAGAAGTTATTAAGAATATGGAAGGTCAGGTGGTAGCTGCCTTATTTTTTGAGCCCAGTACCCGAACCCGTCTTTCTTTTGAGACTGCTGCCAATAGACTGGGTGCCCGAGTAATTACAGTAGCTAGTGCTGCCAGTTCTTCTGCAGC
It includes:
- a CDS encoding IclR family transcriptional regulator, whose amino-acid sequence is MNSIEKSIQILNYLSNAKRNVGISELSSKLLFPKSTVHRILSSLLSHSLVSQEKETSKYKLGLKILEYSNSFYNSFDFRQIAKPILKKVCTETSFTTFLTIWQSYHSICIDSVTPYKKSNTHHLFVEVGKEMPFHCTASAKVLLAYQLPEDIKKVIKKKHLIRYTPNTITEPGKLMIHLLDIKNKGFAVCDEELEEGIKAVAAPIKNVNGKTIASITITGLAKRMSSDNIEKRLIKIVTDSAQEISNKLGYREENILKNAN
- the arcC gene encoding carbamate kinase — protein: MAKVILIALGGNAIKQSNEKGTSEEQFKNCWKTTKHISEIIKNLNEEDRLIITHGNGPQVGNLMVQQKLSTDSVPAHPMDVVGAMTQGQIGYMLQQTLMNHLKEMSLNIPVCTILNQVLVDKNDPEFFGDKASKPVGNFLTAEEAKEMKENNPQYIIKQVKPNGERCWRRTVPSPDPISNLEADVIKKLVDAGVIVIASGGGGIPVLEDEEGNYQGIEAVIDKDLAGERLAEIVGADVFLILTDVEEAKINYGKANEKSLGKITFEEAKQYFDEGHFLAGSMGPKVKACLRFLKNGGKNAIITSLDKALEALKEQSGTIIEK